AGCTCGATGCTAAAAGGTGCAACCGTGCTCGGCGTCGCCGCGGTGATCTCGAAATTGCTGGGGACGCTGCAGAAAATTCCGCTGCAAAACATTGCCGGCGATACAACCTTTGGGATTTATTCCGCGGTGTATCCTTTTTATATTTTGATCCTGTTTTTGGCAACGGCGGGTTTCCCCGTGGCGGTGGCAAAGTTTGTGGCGGAGCGGGCGGCGGCGGGGAACATGCGCGCTGCGGCAAAAGTTCTGGCCGTCTCGACCGTCATGCTGTCCATACTCGGAGCCGTCTTTTTTTGTTTGATGTACTTTGGGGCGGGCATGATAAGTTTCGCAATCGGCAGCGCGCAAACAAAATCGGCGTTGCAAAGCGTCTCGTTCGCGCTCTTGTTCGTTCCGGCGCTGTCCGCCTTGCGCGGCTATTTTCAAGGGTTGCAGGATATGATGCCGACGGCAGTATCGCAAGTGGCCGAACAATTCATCCGCGTGGCGACGATGCTTGTTTTGCTGTTCGCGCTTGCCAGCATGCGGGCTTCGGATGGCGCCATTGCGGCAGGGGCGACGTTCGGATCCGTCACAGGCGCGTTAGCCGGCCTTCTGGTCATGCTGCTTTATTGGAAAAAGGCCAAGCGGGAATATGCAACATTAGCGGCCGTTTTGCGGAATCACACCGAAAAGGCGGAGTCCTGGCGGGAACTTGCCGGGAAATTGCTTGCGTTTGCCTTGCCTGTTTGCCTGGGCTCGATCGTTGTTCCGATTTTGAACATCGTTGACACATTCACCATGCCGCATTTGTTGAAACAGTCCGGTTTCACCGAAAACGAGGCCATGTTCCGGCTTGGTTTATACAACCGCGGGCTTACGGTCGTCCAGCTGGTTTCCATGCTGGTGATTTCCGTTTCGGTCGCGATCGTTCCGGCGGTCGCCCAGGCCAAAGCGGAGCGCGATAGGGAATTGCTGCGCGTGCGCGTGGAACTGCCGGTGCGGCTCACCTGGCTGTTTGGCCTTGCGGCTTCCCTGGGCATTGCCGTCTTGGCTTTGCCGATCAATGTCATGTTGTATCAAGACGGGGCGGGCACGTCCGCCATGGCCATCATGGCGTTTACCGGCGTGTTCAGCGCGCTCAATATCACAACCGGCAGCGTCTTGCAAGGGCTGGGCAAAGTGCACATTCCAGCCGTCCATTTGCTTTCGGCGGCGGTGTTGAAATTGGTTTTGAATCTGGCCTTGCTGCCGAAATGGGGAATCATCGGCGGCGCCTTGGCCACTGTGCTGGCTTTCGCGCTTGCGGCGTTTCTCAATATGGCGGCGCTGCAAAAGATAACCGGGATGCGCTTTTCGTTTTCCGCCTATTGGTTAAAGCCCGGCCTGACCGTCATG
The sequence above is drawn from the Bacilli bacterium genome and encodes:
- a CDS encoding polysaccharide biosynthesis protein, whose translation is SSMLKGATVLGVAAVISKLLGTLQKIPLQNIAGDTTFGIYSAVYPFYILILFLATAGFPVAVAKFVAERAAAGNMRAAAKVLAVSTVMLSILGAVFFCLMYFGAGMISFAIGSAQTKSALQSVSFALLFVPALSALRGYFQGLQDMMPTAVSQVAEQFIRVATMLVLLFALASMRASDGAIAAGATFGSVTGALAGLLVMLLYWKKAKREYATLAAVLRNHTEKAESWRELAGKLLAFALPVCLGSIVVPILNIVDTFTMPHLLKQSGFTENEAMFRLGLYNRGLTVVQLVSMLVISVSVAIVPAVAQAKAERDRELLRVRVELPVRLTWLFGLAASLGIAVLALPINVMLYQDGAGTSAMAIMAFTGVFSALNITTGSVLQGLGKVHIPAVHLLSAAVLKLVLNLALLPKWGIIGGALATVLAFALAAFLNMAALQKITGMRFSFSAYWLKPGLTVMSMVAAVAAVRFALHSWLPLAVHSERMVETVIALIGVGAGVAVFFPVAFAAGAISGQDLQAAPALRAKLAPLFRRLERG